GGAAAAGCAGCGCGGACCTGCACAACCTCTGGTACGTGCTCTCGATTGAGCGCAACCgcctcgcgacgagctgggAGGAAATCAAGCGCCACAATGCCGagggcgctgcgcgcatGCTCGGCGAAAGCCTGTCACACCGCCACCACAGGGTACGTATCACGGCTAACAGCGCAGGTTCGCAAGTCTATGGCTCGCATCAAGTTTGTGTTgaacgagcggcgcctcgcgcttatcgaggcgcagcagcaggcgcgcctcgacggcgagacTCAGCCggaagaggacgacggCGAACTCTTTGAGACACGGCCCACCGCCTAAAAAGCTTCCATAGCCATCATCACAGAGGCAGCAGCCTCCTACCGTTCCTCGCTCCTGCCCTGATCAGGGTTGGCTCGGTTTGCGCGGCTTCCCTGACCCACGTCACCTGACCTACCAAAATCGGccccgcacgcgccaggGTTCAGGTGCGTGCGAGCGCAACGACGAACGCCACCCCTCTACCCGCGGGACATTGTATCGACTTTGGGTGTAGAGTGCTAGTCTACTGCGACATACAAGGCACGTAACGTACGTCACCTCTAGCCACCATGTTGGAGGGCGTGCTGGCTACGGTCTTGAATACCTTTTTGTCCGCCTATGTGGACAATCTGAATACCAGCCAACTCAATGTCGGGATCTGGAGCGGTGATGTAAAGCTCAAGAATCTTCGACTGAAGCGCACAGCGCTGGACAAATTCCGCCTCCCGGTCGACGTGAAGGAGGGCTACTTGGGCCAGCTCACGCTGTATATCCCATGGTCCAATCTCAAAGGAAAGCCGGTACGCGTCCTTGTCGAGAACGTGTCGctgctcgctgcgccgcgcgtgaCGAGTGTTGAGGTCGAtgaggaggaggaagaggagcgcgcgcaagcCCTGAAGCAGGCCAAGCTTCAGGAGGCCGAGTTACTCGCCCAGGGCCTGCCCAACAAAGGCGACGACAAGCAGGCCGAGTCGTTCATTTCTTCGCTCGTTACCAAGATCGTGGACAACGTGCAGATTACAGTGCGCAATATCCATGTGCGCTACGAGGACTCGATCTCGAATCCCCAGTTCCCTTTCTCGATCGGTCTCACGCTTGCCGAACTCTCGGCGGTGTCCACCGACGAGAACTGGGAGCCGACCTTTGTGACGAACAGCGCTTTTGGGATTCATAAGCTCGCACGGCTCGACTCGCTGTCGATGTACTGGAACACGGATACGCAGTTCCTCTCGACGAGCAATCCagaggagctgcaggagAAGCTCAATGCTCTGATTCCGACCAAGGACCAGGTGCCGGAGCACCAGTACATCCTCGAGCCAGTGTCGGGTGCAGGCAAGCTCATCATGCGCCGCAATGCGACCAAGGATCAGCCTGCGATGGACGCCCAGCTCGCGTTCGACCAGATCGGTttcacgctcgacgacgaacAGTACAGGGATGGCCTATGCGTCGTGGACCTCTTTCATTTCTAcacgcgccaggcgcagTACCGCAGTTTCCGCCCAACGGCTGCCGAGATTGAGAAGAACAAGCCCCAGGCGCTATTCAAGtttgccgcgcgcgcgattGCCAACGAGGTGCATCAGAAGCGCCGCGTATGGACATGGGACTACTTCaaggagcgtcgcgacgctcgccaagaGTATATCAAGCTGTTCAAGGAAGTCGAGGAGCGAAAGGCGGCTGCCAAGTCCAACCAAGCGCCGTCCGAGGCATCAAATGCGCtcaagctcctcgagaaCAAACTCGAGTACCGCGACATCCGCCTTTACCGCTCcattgcgcgccgcgagatgCGCAAGGAACGCGCGCAGAAGGAGGCGGAAAAAGCGCCCGCCAAggaccagctcgccgaATCAGGCGAGGCACaggcgcagccggcgccgtcgcgcggctgGTTCGGCTGGATTTGGGGCTCCAGCGGCGAAAATACAAACAAGGAAGCGGACCAAGGCACGACGCTCAACACCGAGCAGCGGAAAGAGCTGTACGATGCTATTGAATGGGACGAGACGACGGGTACCTCGCTCTTGatgcagctcgacgatctGCCGCCGGAAGCTGTGAAAATGCACGTCACTGCGAAGCTGAATCGCGGCTTTCTCCAGCTGCGTGACCACACGACAAAGCACAACATCTTGTCGCTCATCTTTGACACGCTCCAGGGCGAGGTAAACCAGCGGGCGAACAACTTTGACGtctcggcctcgctcgGAGCACTCTGCGTCATGGACGGCACTTCGGCGCACTCCAAGTACCCCCAGATCGTGCATGTCAagggcgaggacgaagGCGAGCTCAGCTCGACGGAGCTCACAGACCAGATGCAAAAGGAGAGCGATCCCTCGAATCCCTTCTTTTTCATTCAGTTTGAGCACAAcccgctcgacggccgtgCGGACAATGCACTGAAACtcacgatgcgctcgatgGAGATCATCTATCACCGCTCGTACGTTGAGTCAGTGATGCGCTTCTTCAAGCCGCCCGAcagcgagctcgagctgattggcgcgctgctcgacgtggcgagcgagacgctcgaagGGATTCGGAAGGAGACGCGTATCGGTCTGGAGAATGCCCTCGAGAACCACAAGACGGTCGACGTCTCGCTGGATGTCCAGGCGCCGATCATTGTCTTGCCGGAAGACGTCACGACGCGCGACTCGCAGCATGTCGTCTTGGATGCCGGCCACGTTGCTGTCCGTTCGCTCCTGGCCGATCCGCAGGCTCTGAATGCGATCCGTGCCAAGCACAGCCGGCAGTACACCGACGAGGACTATCGTCAGCTCGAGGATATGATGTACGACCGGTACTTTATCAAGCTTGAgtcggcgcagctcgtcctggGCGGCGACTACGACGCGAGTATGAAGAGCATCCAGGGCGAAAAGCACACCGATCTGCACCTTTTGGAGCGCATCAACCTCTCCTTTACGCTGCACAGCTCTATTCTGCCCCGCGCGCCGAACCTGACCAAGTGCAAGCTCACAGGTAACCTCCCGAACCTCAACATCCACTTCTCGGACCGCAAGTATCAGACGCTCATGCGGGTGATCGATGTCAGCATTCCGCACTTCGACGATGCAGGCACGAAGACAACCGCCGCACCGGCACCCCACAGTGATAACACGCCGTTTGACCTTGTGCAAGCGCGCCGTGAGCGCTTTGCCAAGCAGCTGCGTGGCGAAGAAGATGCGGCAGTCCTTGACGAGTACGGCAGCAGCGAGAGTGATACAAGCTCAGTGAGCGGAGACGTCGGCGATCAGTTCCACGAGTCGGAGGTGCGGTCGCCCGacaagctcggcgcgcagcaaAAGACATTCGAGTTCGCGCTGATTGTCGACAAGGTGCAAGGCACGATCAGCAAATCGTCGCTCGATCCCGCGCAGCCCGACCAGCTCTTGGTAGAGGCCGTCTTCCAGCActtccgcctcggcgtgtcgGTGCTGCCGTACCAGCTTCAGGTGGATGTCAACCTCGGGTCGCTAGATCTTGTCGACAAGATCGTGAAGCAGGCGCCCATGTTCCAACACATGATCACGTCGCGCTCTCTTGAGTCGATTACCGGCAAAGGGCCCGCGACCGAGGGTGTCGATGCACACGATCTCGTCTCGGTACGCTACGTGCAGGTTTCGAAAGAGTCGCCCGACTACCTCGAGGAGTACGACGGTATTGACCAGTCGATCCTCGTCGATCTCTCGACCATCAACCTCATGCTCACGCGCGTCACAGTGCTTGCCGTGTACGACTGGATCATGCTTACCTTTGTGCCGAAAAACAAGGAAGAGTCGCCCGAGAGCAAGGCGGTCGTCACgcacgagcccgaggcTAAGACCGAGGATGCACAGCACAAGCTGCGCATCAAAGTCAAGCTGTCATCTATTCAGCTGCGCCTGAACGACGACGGCTCGCTGCTCAGCACGCTGACACTGTCGACGGCGGATATTGCGATCCTCCTCCGCCAAAACTCGATGCGtgtcgcgacgcgcctcggctcCCTCTCGCTCAAggacgagcaggagcgtgTGCGTGCGAGCCCCGAGTTTGCGAATCTGTTATCgatcgagggcgaggagctcgccgactttGCGCTCGAAACGTTTGACGAGAATGACCCCAAGTACCCCGGCTACGACACCTCGCTCTGGCTGCGCTGTGGCGCGGTCAAGGTCGTGTTTGTGAGCGAAGCGGTGCGTGATCTGCTGTCCTTCTTTAGCCGGTTTGCACAGATGAAGGCCGTCTACGATGCCGCATCGTCTGCCGCATCGGCACAGGCGtcgcagctgcaggcgtCGCAGAGCAAGGTCAAGTACGACATGCTCGTCAAGAGTCCGATCGTCCTGCTGCCGATGGACGTCGGCAAGCTTGATATGCTAACGGCGCATCTCGGTGAGCTGTACGTGCACAACGCATTTTCGAAGGTCGACCGTCGCCTGCAGATGTCGCTCGAGGCAGGCCTGCGCGAAATCCGCCTCGACTCACGCATCGTCACCGAAGGGAAGAGCAACGACTTGCGCATGCTTGACGATGTCCACATCGATGTGAACGTCACGCAGTCCGACCCGCTCCCCGCGGGCAAGAGCGAGGAGAAAGCAGACACGGCCAAGTCTAGTGCACACAAGGACGTGCCCAAGTCCAGTTCGCCCAAGGCCAAGTCGAGTGATGCGAAGGACTCTTCCGAGCCACCTGCACTGCACAAGGACTCGGACGCAGACTCCTCGTCCGACGAAGAAGAGCTGCCGGAGCCGACGTCGGAGACGGaccgctcgctgcgccaccTGCAGTTCGCCGCGTCAATGTCCGACATCAACTTGAcgctgacgcagccgcAGTACGCGCTGGCGTTTGgtctgctgcgcgcggcgccgggtGCCTTTAACCTCCCcagcgacgagcaggagctgccggaaggcgctgcgccgctcatGCTGACTGGCCCCGAGGAGAAGGCCACTGCCGCCCAGGTccaagcggcggcgcagcctacgcctgcgcccggcgtgccgacgctGGTACACGGCCACTTTTCCGTGCACAATGTCAACTTGGACCTCTTTGACGagacggcgacgaccaccgagtcgctcgagaAGAGCAAGCTTTTCCGCTTCACGCTGAGCGAGACGTTGCTCAAGATGCACCAGCACCCCACGACCGGCCTGGAGGCCGAACTGAGTCTACAGACGTTCTCTGCGACCGATACGCGCCCCAGCCGTGAGACGCACTTCCGCGAGGTCATCCCTGCGATCTCGCACGACGGCAAGCAGTTCATCCTGAACTACACCGTGTCGCCGAACAACGATGCCCTGGCGATCGTGACGCTCGACAGCCCCAAGTTCATCTTTTCGCTGAGCCCTCTCTTTGCCTTGATCCAGTTTGTGACGAGTGGCATGGagagcgagtcgagcggcgacggcgacagCGGCAAGAGTGCCACGGTTGCGCCGTCTGGAATGACAcgtcgcagctcgcgcgcaccgtcgccgcctgcggctgaagaggcgccgagcagctcgttgGCATTCCGTGTGAACATTGTCGAGCCTCGCATCATCCTGCTCTCGTCGCCAGAGCGTGCTGACTCGGAGGCGATTGTGCTGCTGGTGCGCCAGGTTGTCATCTCGAAGCAGACCGTGCTCGTCCTTTCCGTGACGCAGCTTGGCATCTTTGTCTGGCGCATGAATGCGCCGAAAGACCGTCAGCGTCTGCTGAACAATGTCGACGTGTCGCTCTCGATGGACTCGCGCATCACTGCTTCGGGCCCCATTACGAGCAtcgaggtcgaggtcgagccgCTGCTTGTGCGCCTCACGCGCTCGGATATTATGCTGATCTCGAGCGTGGCCTCGAACGCGATTGCACTCTCGGCACAGTCGAACGATGAGTCGGCGCCCAAGACGGTGCAAACCGCGGGCGCTACGCACGCCTCGACAATCACGCAAGACGTATCGACGGAGCCTGCCTCGGACGAGCCGGAAGCGGAGGTTGAGACGGATGCGAatgcgcagctgcttgcGACGCGTGAAGAACTCGTCGTGCACATTGCCGGCGTGCAAGTCATGCTGATCAGCGAAGCGCACATGCTCCCGATCCTTGACCTGCGTCTGAACGCGTGTGACGTCAACATTATCGATTGGTCGGCCGATCTGCGCGTTCACTCGACGTGGAACCTGTGGCTGAACAACTTCAATCTTTCGTCGTCGTACTGGGAGCCACTGCTCGAGCCATGGGTGCTGGATATCCGCTACGAGAAGCACACGGCGCCCCCCAGCTCGACCTTTACGCTCTCgtcggagcgccgcctAGAGGTGAATGTTGCTGCAACGATGGTCGAAACGACCAACAACatgctgcagctcctcgacaaggACAACAACCTCCGCGAGGACGTGCGGCACATGGCGCCTTTCCGCATCCGCAACCGCACCGGCTACAAGCTGAGCGTCTGGTCGGAGCAGGACGCCTCTGCGCCGGCCACccgtgccggtgcgcatcgcatcgacgacggccgcgaAATTCCGTGGGTCTTCGGCGACTGGAAGTCGCTGCGTGAAAACCCGCTGGAAGTGTCGTACaaccgcctcggcgtgcacaTTGATGACATGCCCTgggagcgcgtgcgccatgTAAACGTCGACCGTGAAGGCGAGTTTATCATGACGCTGCGTCCCAAGCTGAACAAGGTGAGCCACCGCCTGCTGTGCGACGTGACGCTGGAGAACAACGTCAAGATCATCACCTTCCGCTCGACCTTCCGCGTGGACAATCGCGCGCTGATCCCCATCGAAATCGGTGTCGTGAACGAGGATGGCGAGGTGGGCGAGACGATTCTCCGCATTGCGCCCGGCACGGACAATGCGCTGCCGATCTGCGAGGCGTACTACTCCAAGGTGCGCATCCGCCCAGACCCCGGCTTTGGCTACAACTGGTCGACGCACGCGATCGGTTGGCAGGAGCTCATGTACTCCTCGACGCACAAGTTCGAGTGCCCGGCGATGACcaagggcgaggcgccctTCCTCTTCCAAGGCTTTGCGATTCGCGACTTGAAGAGTGCGTCGCAGCGCAACTACCCCAAGTtgacgctcgcgctgcgtgcccCGGTCGAAGTCGAGAATCTGCTGCCGTTCGACGTGCAGTACCGCCTCTTTGACAAGAACCTCAACCACAACTGGTCGAGCTTCTTGCGCAAGGGTGGCGTGTCGCCCGTGCATGtcgtccagctcgagcatctcTTGTTGCTGAGCATCGAGCTTGAAAACTCGCCGTACTCCCCCAGCGAGTTTGCAATCATTGCGTCGGACAACCCCGACGACTTCCAGGTGGAGCATGTCTTGTCGCTGGCGGACAAGTCGAACCTCAAACTCGACTTGCGGCTGCACTACCACACCTTCCCCGAGTCGGGTGGTGCATTCAAGGTGCAGATCTACGCGCCGTACATCTTCCTCAACCAGAGTCAGCTGCCGGTGGCGATCAAGGCACGCCCTTGGGCGGGCCACACCCGTCAGATCGCCGGTCAGGAGGTCGGCAAAggcgacgagccgacgGGCCCTGCCGTCTGCAAGCCCTTCCTCCTGTCGCGCTTCCAAGAGCGCCGCAACCGCTTCGTGGTGCGCGTTGGCGACTCGGTGTGGTCGAAGCCGCTGTCGTTTGACGTGATCGGTTCGGAAGTCGAAGTGACCATCCAGTCGTCCAACGGCGACCGCGAAGCGCACTTTGGTCTCAATGTCGAGGACGGTCTGGGCAAGTTCAAGCTGTCCAAGGTGATCAAGCTCACGCCGCGTTACATGGTGCACAACTATCTCTCTGAGCCCatccagctcgccgagtcgGTCGGTGGCGAGCACTTTGAGGTCGCGCCCGGCAAGCTGCTGCCCCTTCACTGGCTGCATGTGAACTCGACCAAGCATGCCAAGTTCAAGTACGCCGACAAGGAGGCCGCGTGGACCGCGCCGTTCAGCATCGACAACATTGGCAATGTCTTTTtgcgtgctgcgcgtccCGGTTCGCCACAGCACCTGATCCTTGTGGAAGTGCAGATGAACGGACCGGTGATCTTTATCCAGGTGCGTCTCGCTACCGGCCCGTGGCCATtcctgctgcgcaacgAAACCGAACACACGGTGACGTTTATGCAGAGCTCGGTGGCCGGCGACAatgcgcgctcgcgccgcgcggtcgagcgcgacgaagGCCCCGATGCCTCGCTGAAGCGCTACGTGCTCAAGCCGCGCAGCAAGATGAAGTACGCCTGGGACTACCCTGCGGACCCCGACAAGTACATACGCCTTGTGATCaacggccgcgagcgtgtgATCAACATCCTCGAGATCGGTTCGCTGCTTCCCTTCCGCTTCCCCAGTGCCGAAggcagcagcacgagcgtTGTCTCGCTCGATGTGCGTGCGGATGGCGAGGCGCAAACGCTCGTCATCTCCGACTATTCCGAGTCGCAGAGCAACTTTAAGCTCACGCAGAATGCCGCGCGCAACGACAACCGTGACGCTGGCTTTGAGGCGGTGGATGTTGACACGACCATTGTCTTTGCATTCAAGATCCAGCTTGCTGGTGTTGGTGTGTCGCTCATCTCGAGCAAGGTGGTGGAGATTGCGTACTGTACCTTCCGTGGCCTTGAGCTGACCTACTCTGAGTCGCAAGTGACCACAGCAGTGAATGTGATCTGCAAGTGGATCCAGATCGACAACCAGATGTACGGCAGCATCTTCCCGATTGTGCTCTACCCCACGGTCGTGCCCAAGGATGGCAAagagctcgacgtgcaccCCACGCTGCAAGCCAGTGTGATCCGTCTGAAAGACGAGACGCACGGTGTGCAGCACATCAAGTACGCCTCGGTCCTCCTTCAGGAGCTTACGACGGAGCTCGACGAAAACTTCCTGTTTGCCGTGTACGACTTTGTGCGTTTCAGCAGCTCTATTTctgcgcgcagctcggacGAGACCGAGTAcatcgagcacgccgacgacatCCCCGAGCCGACAGACGCGGTGGTGCGCCAGGACGAGATCTACATTGAGATTTTGCATTTGCAGCCCATCGCGTTGAACTTGTCGTTTATGGCCACGGACCGTGTGGACGTGGACGACACGGAGAGTTCGCGTACGCTCTTCCTCTTCATCTTCAATGCGTTGACGATGGCGCTTGGCAATGTGAACGAGGCGCCTGTGCGCCTCAATGCGCTCGTCATTGAAAACGTGCGTGTTTCCATGTcggtgctgcagcagcgcgttGCGTACCACTACGGCCAAGAGTTCCTCTTCCAAGTGCACCGTATCCTTGGCTCTGCCGACTTCCTCGGCAACCCTGTCGGTCTCTTTAACAATGTGAGCTCCGGCGTGGCGGACATCTTCTACGAGCCCTACTATGGTCTTGTGATGCACGGCAACCGCGAGTTGGGCTTCGGCATTGCGCGTGGTGCGAGTAATTTTGTGAAGAAGACCGTCTTTGGTGTGAGCGACAGTGTGTCGAAGCTCACTGGCTCCATCTCCAAAGGTCTCGCCGCCGTGACGATGGACCGCGAGTTCCAGAACCGCTGGCGCGTGACGCACATGCGCAACAAGCCGCGCCATGCTCTGTACGGCATCACGACCGGTGCGAACTCGCTCTTTACGAGTGTCACGAGCGGTATCGAgggccttgcgctgcgtccCCTCGAAGGCGCAGAACAGAATGGCGCATCCGGCTTTGTGCAGGGCATTGGCCGTGGCTTGGTCGGTGCGATCACCAAGCCCGCTGCCGGTTTCTTTGACATGGCGAGCAATGTGACCGAGGGTCTGCGAAACACGACGCTGGTCTTTGAGCAGAACGACATTGACCGCGTGCGTCTCCCCCGCTACATTGCCGGCGACCGCATTATCCGGCCCTAttccgagcgcgaggcgctcggccagaTGTGGCTGTACAATCTGGACCAGGGCCGCGTGATGCAGGACCATTATATTGCACACGTTGATACCCCCGGCCCCGCCGGTGGATCGACGATCATGCTCACCGAGCACCGTATTCTCTACATTCGCACGGCCAAGCTGAAAGTGCTGTGGGAGGTCGTTTGGCCCGACCTTTCTACGATTTCGTACGTCTACCATGCTAACCCCAGACTCGAAAGCAGTGGCATTTCGCTCGTGCTCCGTGGCGGTGTCATGGGCCCTTTCCTTCCTATTTCGGAAGCGAGTACGCGCCTGTGGCTCTTTAAGCAAATCTCGGGCGTGGTCCAAAAGTACAATACCGCCCACGCGTAGTATCACGTGAATAGTGTAGGTGCGTTTCTTGCcaccagcgcgtcgcgggaAGACCAATAGGGCTTTGCGCCACGCCGTCGTACAGCCACGCGTGCGCGATCGAGAGAAGATGTCTGACGCGCAAGGCGGTAATGCACTTGGGTCCGCCTCAGCGTTGGGATCCGGGTTTCCATTGGGGTCTATCCTTGGTGGCCCTGGCCTGCGCCAAGGCGACTCAAACGCTATGTACTATCCCCAGGTATGTTTTTTGCCCTGACCCAGAACGCACACACCTTCTACCCAGGTCACCATCCGCAGCCTGGGTCGCCTCCGGCTCGCGGTCCACAGGGGGGAGAGGGTGGCCCCTACCCTAATGGTAACCTTGTACCCTATCTTAACCAGCACTcgggcgacgcaggcgatATGGGCGCCAGTGCCCCGCAGCTGGATGCGTTCTATATTCAGCAGCCGCCAGGCTCCTttgccgtgccgctcgacgtgccTGACGTGAACGCATACGGGCATCCGCCGGGCGCATTGCCACCTGGCATTCCTATGCGTGGTCCGCCCAACATGGCGAATTGGGGCGCACCGTCACGCCAGtcgcccgcctcggccggTCCGCACGACGGCCcgcacgacgaggccgagatgCTGCACGGTGCCCATGGCTATCCCCCCGCTCTGGGCGATGCACAGGCCCGCAATATGGCGCAGCCCATGTACGGCCGCGGAAACGAGGCGCACCGTCAAATGCTGATGGAGCAAGAGGCCGCtgcgcggggcgcgcggggcgcgccgcttccgaagcggcgacgcacgaGCCCGATGCCGTTTGGCGAGTCCAACGCAGACCTCTTGTCACGTttccgcggcgcgccccaAGGCGTGCGTGGTGGgcccggtgcgccgccaaaCGCACGGATGGGCCGCCGCGATGtcgacggtgcgcacgaccCTTCCGGCCTGTCGGAGCTGCTGCCCGGTGCGGAGGAgggcggtgcgccgtcggGTGACCTGGCCTCGTGGATTTTGGGGCCggacgagcagcagcgcaacgcGCACTTTGCGATGCCTGATGCTGCGGCGTACTACCGCCAGAACAGCATGGGCCAGCCACAAGGGATCCGCCTGGATATGcccggcctcgcgcagggcAACCAGGCGATGGATCCGAGCAAGGGCTTGACGCCGTTGCGTTCGCATGCGCCCAACTCTGACGACGAACCGCTCTATGTGAACGCGAAGCAGTACCAGCGCATCTTGAAACGCCGCgttgcgcgtgcgcgtaTGGAAGAAAAGCGCCGCCAGATGTGGCTCATTGCGCTCAAGCAGCGCGAAGGCCAAAAGAACGGCGGCAATGCGGACTTGTCGGAGGAGTGGGTCTCGGGCTTGCTGGcactcgacgaggaggccaAGAAGCCTTACTTGCACGAATCGCGTCATAAACACGCGATGCGACGTCCGCGCGGACCGGGTGGACGCTTCCTCACCACCGAGGAGATCCgcaagcgcgacgacgaagaggccgcgcgcaaggccCAGGAggaggccgccgccccgagcgccgacgcgcccgcggACGAAACGTCGTAGCCACGTGGCATGTACTTTTGTATCTTAGTGTCTGTGCGCCATGCTCCCTACCGCCCTCGCTGCGTGTGCGGGGGCGCTGTACGGGGCCCATAGAAGGCGGAAGACGATCGACTATCGCGCATTCCCAAAAGAGATCCAGTGTGAGATCCTCGCgtggctcgtcgcgccggaTGCCGAGGCACAGGCTCACTATGGCCTCGGCTCCCTCACCTTATCGCGCACGCACtaccgcgcgctggcgccggccgcgtaCCATACTCTGTATATCCGATCGCTCTCGGCGCTCCACCGATTGCGCCATACGCTggtgctgcggcggcccgagctcgcgggctacgtgcggtgcgtgcacctcgtccgGCTGCCCGAGGCTGCGGCCCTCGGCGTGGAGCACCTGTTGCTCGCCCTCCCcaacctcgacgagcttgcgctcgacgtgccctcgtgcgcggccgtgTGCCGCAGCACCGCCGACCGCCTCCAAGGGGGGGCCAAGccccggcgcctgcgcatcgccgtgccgagcaccgaggcggcgatGGACGTGTCCGGCACCTTGCTCACTTTTGCGATGCTGGGGCGGATGCACAcgctgcacgtcgcggccgcgccgcaggcagCCGtcacg
This is a stretch of genomic DNA from Malassezia japonica chromosome 3, complete sequence. It encodes these proteins:
- the VPS13 gene encoding Vacuolar protein sorting-associated protein 13 (BUSCO:EOG09260075; antiSMASH:Cluster_1; EggNog:ENOG503NVAS; COG:U), with the protein product MLEGVLATVLNTFLSAYVDNLNTSQLNVGIWSGDVKLKNLRLKRTALDKFRLPVDVKEGYLGQLTLYIPWSNLKGKPVRVLVENVSLLAAPRVTSVEVDEEEEEERAQALKQAKLQEAELLAQGLPNKGDDKQAESFISSLVTKIVDNVQITVRNIHVRYEDSISNPQFPFSIGLTLAELSAVSTDENWEPTFVTNSAFGIHKLARLDSLSMYWNTDTQFLSTSNPEELQEKLNALIPTKDQVPEHQYILEPVSGAGKLIMRRNATKDQPAMDAQLAFDQIGFTLDDEQYRDGLCVVDLFHFYTRQAQYRSFRPTAAEIEKNKPQALFKFAARAIANEVHQKRRVWTWDYFKERRDARQEYIKLFKEVEERKAAAKSNQAPSEASNALKLLENKLEYRDIRLYRSIARREMRKERAQKEAEKAPAKDQLAESGEAQAQPAPSRGWFGWIWGSSGENTNKEADQGTTLNTEQRKELYDAIEWDETTGTSLLMQLDDLPPEAVKMHVTAKLNRGFLQLRDHTTKHNILSLIFDTLQGEVNQRANNFDVSASLGALCVMDGTSAHSKYPQIVHVKGEDEGELSSTELTDQMQKESDPSNPFFFIQFEHNPLDGRADNALKLTMRSMEIIYHRSYVESVMRFFKPPDSELELIGALLDVASETLEGIRKETRIGLENALENHKTVDVSLDVQAPIIVLPEDVTTRDSQHVVLDAGHVAVRSLLADPQALNAIRAKHSRQYTDEDYRQLEDMMYDRYFIKLESAQLVLGGDYDASMKSIQGEKHTDLHLLERINLSFTLHSSILPRAPNLTKCKLTGNLPNLNIHFSDRKYQTLMRVIDVSIPHFDDAGTKTTAAPAPHSDNTPFDLVQARRERFAKQLRGEEDAAVLDEYGSSESDTSSVSGDVGDQFHESEVRSPDKLGAQQKTFEFALIVDKVQGTISKSSLDPAQPDQLLVEAVFQHFRLGVSVLPYQLQVDVNLGSLDLVDKIVKQAPMFQHMITSRSLESITGKGPATEGVDAHDLVSVRYVQVSKESPDYLEEYDGIDQSILVDLSTINLMLTRVTVLAVYDWIMLTFVPKNKEESPESKAVVTHEPEAKTEDAQHKLRIKVKLSSIQLRLNDDGSLLSTLTLSTADIAILLRQNSMRVATRLGSLSLKDEQERVRASPEFANLLSIEGEELADFALETFDENDPKYPGYDTSLWLRCGAVKVVFVSEAVRDLLSFFSRFAQMKAVYDAASSAASAQASQLQASQSKVKYDMLVKSPIVLLPMDVGKLDMLTAHLGELYVHNAFSKVDRRLQMSLEAGLREIRLDSRIVTEGKSNDLRMLDDVHIDVNVTQSDPLPAGKSEEKADTAKSSAHKDVPKSSSPKAKSSDAKDSSEPPALHKDSDADSSSDEEELPEPTSETDRSLRHLQFAASMSDINLTLTQPQYALAFGLLRAAPGAFNLPSDEQELPEGAAPLMLTGPEEKATAAQVQAAAQPTPAPGVPTLVHGHFSVHNVNLDLFDETATTTESLEKSKLFRFTLSETLLKMHQHPTTGLEAELSLQTFSATDTRPSRETHFREVIPAISHDGKQFILNYTVSPNNDALAIVTLDSPKFIFSLSPLFALIQFVTSGMESESSGDGDSGKSATVAPSGMTRRSSRAPSPPAAEEAPSSSLAFRVNIVEPRIILLSSPERADSEAIVLLVRQVVISKQTVLVLSVTQLGIFVWRMNAPKDRQRLLNNVDVSLSMDSRITASGPITSIEVEVEPLLVRLTRSDIMLISSVASNAIALSAQSNDESAPKTVQTAGATHASTITQDVSTEPASDEPEAEVETDANAQLLATREELVVHIAGVQVMLISEAHMLPILDLRLNACDVNIIDWSADLRVHSTWNLWLNNFNLSSSYWEPLLEPWVLDIRYEKHTAPPSSTFTLSSERRLEVNVAATMVETTNNMLQLLDKDNNLREDVRHMAPFRIRNRTGYKLSVWSEQDASAPATRAGAHRIDDGREIPWVFGDWKSLRENPLEVSYNRLGVHIDDMPWERVRHVNVDREGEFIMTLRPKLNKVSHRLLCDVTLENNVKIITFRSTFRVDNRALIPIEIGVVNEDGEVGETILRIAPGTDNALPICEAYYSKVRIRPDPGFGYNWSTHAIGWQELMYSSTHKFECPAMTKGEAPFLFQGFAIRDLKSASQRNYPKLTLALRAPVEVENLLPFDVQYRLFDKNLNHNWSSFLRKGGVSPVHVVQLEHLLLLSIELENSPYSPSEFAIIASDNPDDFQVEHVLSLADKSNLKLDLRLHYHTFPESGGAFKVQIYAPYIFLNQSQLPVAIKARPWAGHTRQIAGQEVGKGDEPTGPAVCKPFLLSRFQERRNRFVVRVGDSVWSKPLSFDVIGSEVEVTIQSSNGDREAHFGLNVEDGLGKFKLSKVIKLTPRYMVHNYLSEPIQLAESVGGEHFEVAPGKLLPLHWLHVNSTKHAKFKYADKEAAWTAPFSIDNIGNVFLRAARPGSPQHLILVEVQMNGPVIFIQVRLATGPWPFLLRNETEHTVTFMQSSVAGDNARSRRAVERDEGPDASLKRYVLKPRSKMKYAWDYPADPDKYIRLVINGRERVINILEIGSLLPFRFPSAEGSSTSVVSLDVRADGEAQTLVISDYSESQSNFKLTQNAARNDNRDAGFEAVDVDTTIVFAFKIQLAGVGVSLISSKVVEIAYCTFRGLELTYSESQVTTAVNVICKWIQIDNQMYGSIFPIVLYPTVVPKDGKELDVHPTLQASVIRLKDETHGVQHIKYASVLLQELTTELDENFLFAVYDFVRFSSSISARSSDETEYIEHADDIPEPTDAVVRQDEIYIEILHLQPIALNLSFMATDRVDVDDTESSRTLFLFIFNALTMALGNVNEAPVRLNALVIENVRVSMSVLQQRVAYHYGQEFLFQVHRILGSADFLGNPVGLFNNVSSGVADIFYEPYYGLVMHGNRELGFGIARGASNFVKKTVFGVSDSVSKLTGSISKGLAAVTMDREFQNRWRVTHMRNKPRHALYGITTGANSLFTSVTSGIEGLALRPLEGAEQNGASGFVQGIGRGLVGAITKPAAGFFDMASNVTEGLRNTTLVFEQNDIDRVRLPRYIAGDRIIRPYSEREALGQMWLYNLDQGRVMQDHYIAHVDTPGPAGGSTIMLTEHRILYIRTAKLKVLWEVVWPDLSTISLESSGISLVLRGGVMGPFLPISEASTRLWLFKQISGVVQKYNTAHA